Proteins from one Penicillium digitatum chromosome 2, complete sequence genomic window:
- a CDS encoding Alcohol dehydrogenase I encodes MSSFTIPETQWAQVIEQPGASPVYKQIPVPKPGPDEVLVKIRYTGVCHTDLHAMNGDWPMPVKKNLVGGHEGAGVVVATGSLVKGIEVGDHAGIKWLNGSCLSCEYCKTSDEPLCPDAQLSGYTVDGTFQQYAIGKAAHVLKLSKDIPLDTISPILCAGITVYKALKESGVRPGQTVAIVGAGGGLGSLGQQYAKAMGLRVIAIDGGEEKKAMCLQLGAETYVDFTKSTDVIADVKAATPGGLGAHAVLLLAVAEKPFQQAVEYARSRGTIVAIGLPANAFLKAPVFETVVRMINIKGSYVGNRQDGEEAVEFFARGLINAPFKTVPLKELPEVFELMKQGKIAGRYVLEVPE; translated from the exons ACAACCCGGCGCATCCCCCGTGTACAAGCAAATTCCCGTCCCTAAGCCTGGCCCCGATGAAGTCCTCGTGAAGATCAGGTACACCGGTGTCTGCCACACCGACCTCCACGCCATGAACGGCGACTGGCCCATGCCCGTGAAGAAGAACCTAGTCGGTGGCCACGAAGGCGCCGGTGTCGTTGTCGCAACGGGCTCTCTCGTCAAGGGAATTGAAGTCGGCGATCACGCCGGCATCAAATGGTTGAACGGCTCCTGTCTCTCATGCGAGTACTGCAAAACCTCCGATGAGCCGTTGTGTCCCGATGCCCAGCTGTCCGGATACACGGTTGACGGCACCTTCCAGCAGTACGCAATTGGTAAGGCGGCGCATGTATTGAAGTTGTCCAAGGACATCCCACTTGACACGATTTCGCCTATCCTGTGCGCTGGTATCACTGTCTACAAGGCTCTCAAGGAGTCCGGTGTGCGTCCTGGTCAGACGGTTGCGATTGttggtgctggtggtggtCTTGGCTCGCTTGGACAGCAGTATGCTAAAGCAATGGGCTTGCGTGTGATTGCTATTGATGGTGGcgaggagaagaaagccatGTGTCTACAGCTGGGAGCAGAG ACCTACGTCGACTTCACCAAGTCTACCGACGTCATTGCAGATGTCAAGGCTGCCACCCCCGGTGGCCTAGGTGCCCACGCCGTGCTCTTGCTTGCTGTCGCTGAGAAGcctttccagcaagctgTCGAATACGCTCGCTCGCGTGGTACCATTGTCGCCATTGGCCTTCCCGCCAATGCATTCCTCAAGGCCCCTGTTTTCGAAACCGTGGTCAGGATGATCAACATCAAGGGCAGCTACGTCGGTAACCGCCAGGATGGCGAGGAGGCCGTTGAATTCTTTGCGCGTGGCTTGATCAACGCTCCTTTCAAGACTGTTCCTCTGAAGGAGCTACCTGAGGTCTTTGAGCTCATGA AGCAAGGCAAGATCGCTGGCCGCTACGTCCTCGAGGTCCCTGAATAG
- a CDS encoding Amino acid/polyamine transporter I produces the protein MADIASAMPTAGGLYFWTHYFASEKWKNPLSFLVGYSNTIGLIGGICSIDYGFASMLLSVISLARDGNWSATRPVIYGTYAATVFAHGFIAIFFARMMPRIQSACIFLNITLVIATVIALPLGKAKNSPPVNPGSYVFGDMENLTTWPTGWAFIMAWLSPIWTIGAFDSCVHMSEEATHAARAVPLGIISSAGLCGLLGFVSLAVIASAMDRNMEGILNSKFGQPMTQIYYDALGKNGAMGFMVVVMIVQFFMGLSIVLAASRQSWAFSRDGALPLSSFFRKVSQRKLIRYQPVRMVCGIVAASVLIGLLCLIDEAASSALFSLAVAGNDLAWLTPILARLLWGGDRFIPGEFYTGKHLSKPIGWVSVIYMTFVIVLTMIPTEGPNPSPQTMNYTAVINGSLWLGAVIYYYVHARKTYRGPQTTVSPEDEGKTLEQDSK, from the exons ATG GCCGATATTGCATCCGCAATGCCCACAGCAGGCGGCCTCTACTTCTGGACACATTACTTCGCATCTGAGAAATGGAAGAACCCGCTGAGTTTCCTCGTCGGATATAGCAATACCATCGGTTTGATCGGCGGCATCTGCTCTATTGACT ATGGATTCGCTAGCATGCTCCTCTCCGTAATCTCCCTCGCCCGCGACGGAAATTGGTCCGCAACACGCCCCGTCATCTACGGCACATACGCAGCAACAGTCTTCGCTCACGGCTTCATCGCCATCTTCTTCGCCCGAATGATGCCCAGAATCCAATCCGCCTGTATCTTTCTCAACATCACTCTCGTGATAGCAACCGTCATCGCTCTTCCCCTTGGCAAAGCAAAGAACAGTCCGCCAGTCAACCCGGGCTCGTATGTCTTCGGTGATATGGAGAACCTCACTACCTGGCCCACTGGCTGGGCATTTATCATGGCGTGGCTATCGCCGATCTGGACGATTGGCGCGTTTGATTCTTGCGTGCATATGAGCGAGGAGGCGACACATGCTGCGCGCGCTGTACCGTTGGGGATTATCTCGTCTGCTGGACTCTGTGGTCTGCTTGGGTTTGTTTCGCTGGCGGTTATTGCGTCTGCGATGGATAGGAATATGGAGGGGATCTTGAACTCCAAATTCGGACAGCCCATGACTCAG ATCTACTACGACGCCCTTGGCAAAAATGGTGCCATGGGATTCATGGTCGTGGTGATGATCGTCCAATTCTTCATGGGACTGAGCATT GTCCTAGCCGCCTCGCGCCAAAGCTGGGCCTTCTCCCGCGACGGCGCCCTCCCCCTATCCTCCTTCTTCCGCAAAGTAAGCCAGCGCAAACTCATACGCTACCAGCCAGTCCGCATGGTGTGCGGCATAGTCGCCGCATCGGTACTGATCGGCCTCCTCTGTCTGATCGACGAAGCTGCCTCCAGCGCCCTCTTTTCGCTTGCCGTAGCCGGCAACGATCTCGCCTGGCTCACACCTATCCTGGCGCGTCTGCTCTGGGGAGGTGATAGATTTATTCCTGGTGAGTTTTATACGGGGAAGCATTTGAGTAAGCCCATTGGGTGGGTTTCTGTCATCTATATGACGTTTGTTATTGTTCTTACGATGATACCTACTGAGGGGCCGAATCCGTCGC CCCAAACAATGAATTATACGGCTGTTATTAATGGGAGTCTTTGGCTTGGGGCGGTGATTTATTATTATGTTCATGCTAGGAAGACGTATAGGGGACCTCAGACTACTGTTAGTCCTGAGGATGAGGGAAAAACTTTGGAGCAGGATTCTAAATAG